A single genomic interval of Polaribacter vadi harbors:
- a CDS encoding rhomboid family protein yields MSFIDDIKRRYISGNIVEKLIFINIAVFILALLMSVFSGLYNNEGSFITTWFSLDDDYSSLFTKPWSIISYGFLHAGFIHILFNLIALYFIGNLFLEYFTQKQLLSFYLIGTFFGGVLYVLSQNYFPLFEGRNSYLVGASAGVSAIFIGIATYIPNYQLKIRFIGFVKLWHLAAVWIALDVVGLIGANAGGSFAHLGGALFGFLYVRKASNKDIKLFDGISNFFKKKEKPLKTVYKSKEKQQKTTNTNLNQQQIDTILDKISKSGYDTLTPSEKEFLFKQGKK; encoded by the coding sequence ATGAGTTTTATAGACGACATAAAAAGAAGATATATTTCTGGAAACATAGTTGAAAAACTAATCTTTATAAACATTGCTGTTTTTATTTTAGCATTGTTAATGAGTGTATTTTCTGGCTTGTATAACAACGAAGGAAGTTTTATTACAACATGGTTTTCTTTAGATGATGATTACAGTTCTCTTTTTACAAAACCCTGGTCTATAATTTCTTACGGATTTTTACATGCAGGTTTTATTCATATTTTATTCAATTTAATTGCTTTATATTTTATTGGGAATCTGTTTTTAGAATATTTTACACAGAAACAATTATTAAGTTTTTACTTAATAGGTACATTTTTTGGCGGTGTTTTATATGTATTAAGTCAAAATTATTTTCCACTTTTTGAAGGGCGAAATTCTTATTTAGTTGGAGCTTCTGCAGGAGTTTCTGCTATATTTATTGGGATTGCAACCTACATTCCTAATTATCAATTAAAAATACGTTTTATAGGTTTTGTGAAATTGTGGCATTTGGCTGCAGTTTGGATTGCTTTAGATGTTGTTGGTTTAATTGGAGCAAATGCAGGTGGAAGTTTTGCACATTTAGGAGGCGCATTATTTGGTTTTTTATATGTACGCAAAGCCAGCAATAAAGACATTAAACTATTTGACGGAATTAGTAATTTCTTTAAAAAGAAAGAAAAACCTTTAAAAACCGTTTATAAATCGAAAGAAAAACAGCAAAAAACCACAAATACAAACTTAAATCAGCAACAAATTGATACGATTTTAGATAAGATTAGCAAATCTGGTTATGATACTTTAACCCCCTCAGAAAAGGAATTTTTATTTAAACAAGGAAAAAAATAG